From one Sus scrofa isolate TJ Tabasco breed Duroc chromosome 9, Sscrofa11.1, whole genome shotgun sequence genomic stretch:
- the LOC100518267 gene encoding olfactory receptor 10G9: protein MTNKSLVTTFILAGLPHPPQLDTLLFATFLLIYVLSVLGNLLILLVITVDPHLHTPMYFFLTNLSFIDMWFSTVTVPKVLMSLVSPAGGALSFHSCVAQLYSFHFLGSTECFLYTVMSYDRYLAISHPLRYSGLMRGRTCALLATTTWLSGALHSAVQTTLTFRLPYCGPSRIQHYFCDAPPILKLACADTSAVEMVIFINIGVVASGCFLLIVLSYVSIVCSILKIRTSEGRHRAFQTCASHCIVVLCFFVPCVFIYLRPGSKAAVDGVVAVFYTVLTPLLNPVVYTLRNKEVKKALLKLKDKVAYSQDK from the coding sequence ATGACAAACAAGAGCCTAGTGACAACGTTTATCCTAGCCGGCCTTCCCCACCCACCACAGCTGGACACACTCCTCTTTGCAACCTTCCTGCTGATTTACGTCCTCTCTGTGCTGGGGAACCTCCTCATCCTGCTGGTGATCACGGTggacccccacctccacacccccatgtacttcttcctgacCAACCTGTCCTTCATCGACATGTGGTTCTCCACGGTCACTGTGCCCAAAGTGCTGATGAGCCTGGTGTCCCCCGCAGGCGGGGCTCTCTCCTTTCACAGCTGCGTGGCCCAGCTCTACTCCTTCCACTTCCTGGGCAGCACCGAGTGTTTCCTCTACACGgtcatgtcctatgaccgctaccTGGCCATCAGCCACCCGCTCAGGTACTCTGGCCTGATGAGGGGGAGAACCTGTGCCCTCTTGGCCACAACCACGTGGCTCAGTGGCGCTCTGCACTCTGCTGTCCAGACCACACTGACCTTCCGGCTGCCCTACTGTGGACCCAGCCGGATCCAGCACTACTTCTGTGATGCACCCCCCATCCTCAAACTGGCCTGTGCGGACACTTCTGCAGTTGAGATGGTGATCTTTATCAACATTGGGGTGGTGGCCTCGGGTTGCTTTCTCCTGATTGTGCTGTCCTATGTGTCTATCGTCTGTTCCATCCTGAAGATCCGCACCTCAGAGGGCAGACATAGAGCCTTTCAGACCTGTGCCTCCCACTGCATTGTGGTCCTTTGCTTCTTTGTTCCCTGTGTTTTCATCTACCTGAGGCCGGGCTCCAAGGCTGCTGTGGACGGGGTTGTGGCCGTGTTCTACACTGTGCTGACACCCCTTCTGAACCCCGTGGTGTACACCCTGAGGAACAAGGAAGTGAAGAAAGCTCTGCTCAAGCTTAAAGACAAAGTAGCATATTCTCAGGATAAATAA